In Selenomonas dianae, a genomic segment contains:
- a CDS encoding glycosyltransferase family 32 protein: protein MIPKIIHYCWFGHAPKTEQIKSYIETWKTYCPDYQIIEWNEENFDINENQYCREAYEARKWAFVTDYVRLKVLFTYGGIYMDTDVEVVKPLDRFLSYSAFTGYESTRYIPTGIIGAEKCNAWIQTLLREYETLRFVKADGSYDLTTNVHRITNRTKDVYQIELDGKMRVLEGNIALFPFECLCAKSFQTGELFVSDETYTIHHFAGSWLSEDAVKVKEMYQKTYLFLRKYVPIECVVNGLARLISTYKVYGAKITAKKIIRFLT, encoded by the coding sequence GTGATTCCTAAAATTATACACTATTGTTGGTTTGGTCATGCGCCGAAAACAGAACAGATAAAATCGTATATCGAAACGTGGAAAACATACTGCCCGGACTATCAGATTATCGAGTGGAACGAAGAGAATTTTGACATCAATGAAAATCAATATTGCAGAGAAGCCTACGAAGCAAGAAAGTGGGCATTTGTCACAGACTATGTTCGGCTGAAGGTGCTATTTACTTATGGCGGTATATACATGGATACGGATGTCGAAGTTGTAAAACCGCTTGATAGATTCCTGTCTTACTCTGCATTTACCGGATATGAATCAACACGATATATTCCTACCGGAATAATAGGCGCTGAAAAGTGCAACGCTTGGATTCAGACGTTGTTACGAGAATATGAGACGCTCAGGTTTGTCAAAGCGGATGGTTCGTATGATTTGACAACGAATGTACATAGAATAACGAATCGGACGAAAGATGTGTATCAAATAGAATTGGATGGAAAGATGAGAGTGCTGGAAGGCAATATCGCACTCTTTCCTTTTGAATGTCTTTGTGCGAAATCTTTTCAGACAGGAGAACTTTTTGTATCAGATGAAACTTATACGATACATCATTTTGCGGGTTCGTGGCTTTCAGAAGATGCTGTGAAAGTAAAGGAGATGTATCAGAAAACCTATCTTTTTTTACGTAAGTATGTGCCAATAGAGTGTGTAGTGAATGGTTTGGCACGGCTTATTTCCACATATAAGGTATATGGCGCAAAAATCACAGCAAAAAAAATAATAAGGTTTCTTACATGA
- a CDS encoding glycosyltransferase family 2 protein — MRISIITVCYNAEATIEQTIRSVVQQTYSNIEYIIVDGNSTDRTMDIVHSYEAQIATIISEDDNGIYDAMNKGIRVATGDYIQFLGADDCLVDPYTIERVCGAIRDDTDVFSAPCIAVDEKYHCEGVLDAEGVSKDNFRSLPKLPHPGVFVKSAVLKQEQFDTSYRIAADLKLLLKLYYTMQKKFQFANFPVTYFSLGGVSNKEEKYAEVENRRIIKELALTDYVRLPSQHKTSIKVKSLIRNVLDRAHILGWVLCTFKNWNKHHCTWEHCRWCKRS, encoded by the coding sequence ATGAGAATCTCGATTATCACGGTCTGTTATAATGCTGAGGCTACCATCGAGCAGACCATACGCAGCGTAGTACAACAGACATATTCGAATATAGAGTACATCATTGTAGATGGAAATTCTACGGATCGTACCATGGATATTGTTCATTCCTATGAAGCACAAATAGCAACGATTATTTCCGAAGATGACAATGGCATATATGATGCTATGAATAAAGGGATTCGTGTCGCAACAGGGGATTATATACAATTCCTGGGTGCCGATGATTGTTTGGTTGATCCGTACACAATAGAGCGCGTTTGCGGTGCAATCCGTGATGATACGGATGTGTTTAGTGCGCCTTGTATTGCTGTAGATGAAAAATACCATTGTGAGGGGGTTCTGGATGCTGAAGGAGTGTCAAAAGACAATTTTCGTTCATTGCCGAAGTTGCCGCACCCGGGTGTGTTTGTCAAAAGTGCTGTTTTGAAGCAGGAGCAATTTGATACGTCGTATCGGATTGCTGCTGATCTGAAACTGCTCCTAAAGTTGTATTATACGATGCAGAAAAAGTTCCAGTTTGCAAATTTTCCAGTGACGTATTTCAGTCTTGGAGGTGTAAGCAATAAAGAGGAAAAATATGCAGAAGTGGAGAACCGGAGGATTATCAAGGAACTCGCCTTGACAGATTATGTGAGGCTTCCTTCGCAACATAAAACAAGTATAAAGGTAAAGAGCCTCATACGTAATGTACTGGATCGGGCACATATTTTGGGATGGGTTTTATGCACGTTTAAAAATTGGAACAAACATCACTGTACATGGGAACATTGCCGTTGGTGTAAAAGAAGTTGA